In Eubalaena glacialis isolate mEubGla1 chromosome 2, mEubGla1.1.hap2.+ XY, whole genome shotgun sequence, a single genomic region encodes these proteins:
- the LOC133084835 gene encoding CDC42 small effector protein 2: MSEFWLCFNCCIAEQPQPKRRRRIDRSMIGEPTNFVHTAHVGSGDLFSGVNSVSSIQNQMQSKGGYGGGMAANVQMQLVDTKAG, from the coding sequence ATGAGTGAATTCTGGTTGTGTTTCAACTGCTGTATTGCAGAACAGCCTCAACCTAAAAGGCGCCGGCGGATTGACCGAAGTATGATTGGAGAGCCCACAAACTTTGTGCACACGGCTCACGTGGGGTCAGGAGACCTGTTCAGTGGGGTGAATTCTGTTAGCTCCATTCAGAACCAGATGCAGTCCAAGGGAGGCTACGGAGGTGGCATGGCTGCCAATGTGCAGATGCAGCTTGTGGACACGAAGGCAGGATAG